Proteins encoded in a region of the Trypanosoma brucei gambiense DAL972 chromosome 6, complete sequence genome:
- a CDS encoding ABC transporter, putative yields the protein MALSFTDPLVELQSVSFQYPPHNLTATQGVVAQGRIYDITFQLNSGDRVLVVGHNGSGKSTLLSVVGGRRKAAQGKVTVLGTDAFEDTRVQQHVSLIADPWSPEAFFGTTVDKLASPAQQQERKERIARILHLSLQRSVEHMSTGEKRRVQILHGMLGKSAVYLLDECSTDVDVAERKAVLDLIQAECIAESSCCMYATHIFDGVGDWATHIMLMRNGTIVEFKKISEVTEPLESFTYKFLSRSHEKPLSLTSLPGVEGETNGASNMAKAEEAKVYNSAASIETKEAVIVCEGLKFRDLFDGLSFKVYRGERMLLCGCNGVGKSTLLNMMGGSQYFNNSDGALRIFGKVCFEDMSLNASIALAGNWWASAPPCEVYVREMVDLNTPRAKHLCELLAVNLNWDVRYLSAGELKRVQLLLRLQEERPIVLLDEATSNLDLDMRHALLSFLYSESVNRGVTVIYVTHIFGGLQEWPTVVMMLDRSCRGLHATWGRSGGNVDKCGVSMDRIVEELIMLKSKEHVT from the coding sequence AATATCCACCACATAATCTCACGGCGACACAAGGGGTCGTGGCCCAAGGAAGGATTTATGATATAACTTTTCAACTTAATAGCGGCGATCGGGTACTGGTAGTTGGACACAATGGAAGTGGGAAATCAACActtctttctgttgttggTGGACGTCGTAAGGCAGCACAAGGTAAGGTTACGGTTCTTGGTACTGATGCATTTGAAGACACAAGAGTTCAACAACATGTCTCTCTTATCGCGGACCCATGGTCGCCAGAAGCTTTTTTTGGCACAACTGTCGACAAACTGGCTTCTCCTGCCCAACAACAGGAGCGCAAAGAACGCATTGCCAGAATTCTACACCTTTCGTTGCAACGGTCTGTAGAGCATATGAGTACTGGGGAAAAGCGTCGGGTACAAATTCTACACGGCATGCTTGGGAAGAGTGCGGTGTATTTGCTTGATGAATGTAGCACTGATGTCGATGTCGCGGAGAGGAAAGCGGTGCTTGATCTGATACAAGCGGAGTGTATTGCAGAAAGCAGCTGCTGCATGTATGCCACTCATATCTTTGATGGTGTTGGTGATTGGGCGACGCATATTATGCTTATGCGTAACGGCACCATCGTTGAATTCAAGAAAATATCTGAGGTCACAGAACCACTAGAGTCTTTCACGTATAAATTTTTATCGAGGTCGCATGAAAAGCCGCTGAGTTTAACATCGCTTCCAGGTGTCGAAGGCGAAACGAACGGAGCGAGCAATATGGCCAAGGCGGAAGAAGCCAAGGTCTATAACTCTGCTGCTTCGATTGAGACAAAAGAAGCCGTTATTGTTTGTGAGGGTCTTAAGTTCAGGGATTTGTTTGATGGCCTTTCATTTAAAGTCTACCGCGGGGAGCGAATGTTGTTGTGTGGTTGCAATGGTGTTGGCAAAAGCACACTGCTCAATATGATGGGTGGTTCACAGTACTTTAACAATAGCGATGGGGCACTTCGAATCTTCGGTAAGGTCTGCTTTGAGGATATGTCACTAAATGCTTCCATCGCATTAGCTGGAAACTGGTGGGCATCTGCTCCCCCATGTGAAGTTTATGTGCGGGAAATGGTTGACCTTAATACGCCGCGTGCAAAGCATCTGTGCGAGCTGCTTGCTGTCAATTTAAATTGGGACGTGCGTTACCTTTCTGCTGGTGAGCTAAAACGGGTGCAGttgcttcttcgcctccaGGAAGAGCGACCTATCGTTCTGCTTGATGAAGCAACATCCAACCTTGACCTCGATATGCGCCACGCCCTGCTGTCATTTCTGTACAGTGAAAGTGTCAATCGCGGCGTTACAGTAATTTATGTCACGCACATCTTCGGTGGGCTTCAGGAATGGCCAACAGTTGTTATGATGTTGGACCGCAGTTGCCGTGGACTACATGCCACATGGGGAAGGAGCGGCGGTAACGTTGATAAATGTGGCGTCAGTATGGACCGCATTGTAGAGGAGCTTATAATGCTGAAATCAAAAGAGCACGTGACGTAA